The following coding sequences are from one Eucalyptus grandis isolate ANBG69807.140 chromosome 11, ASM1654582v1, whole genome shotgun sequence window:
- the LOC104424952 gene encoding zinc finger protein NUTCRACKER, whose protein sequence is MLENMASQEVIANGFAHQNPSIPGSNPPPPSATKKKRNLPGTPDPEAEVIALSPKTLMATNRFLCEICGKGFQRDQNLQLHRRGHNLPWKLKQRSTKEPRKRVYVCPEKTCVHNHPSRALGDLTGIKKHFCRKHGEKKWKCEKCEKRYAVQSDWKAHSKTCGTREYRCDCGTLFSRRDSFITHRAFCDALAEETARVNAASTIHPTAAYHFMGTSLLPPNLPPNLSSIFKPISSNMSTEPMINHQPRNGGGLSLWMGQTSQPQESSLGINLQEIHQLGSLNDPSATHLYADNTCPTNNPPPSDHNLSGWVFGSRFSSSTACEDISINTPSLHHMKEGQNHHHHQNNILSVPSLYSTQHQQPASSPANMSATALLQKAAQMGAATEPSFLGSFGLKPSDNNGQQPQDQDNKFCGLFGSSQMPSSDTAENITLSTMQAYPPPAKRRNITQSDDNNASSGGGQTRDFLGVGVHTMCNPPSINGWI, encoded by the exons ATCCAGAAGCCGAAGTCATAGCTCTCTCTCCGAAGACCCTAATGGCGACGAACCGGTTTTTGTGTGAAATATGCGGAAAGGGGTTTCAGAGGGACCAGAACCTGCAGCTCCACCGGCGAGGGCACAACCTGCCGTGGAAGCTGAAGCAGCGAAGCACCAAGGAGCCCAGAAAGCGCGTGTACGTCTGCCCTGAGAAGACGTGTGTCCACAACCACCCGTCGAGGGCGCTCGGGGACCTGACCGGGATCAAGAAGCACTTTTGCAGGAAGCACGgagagaagaagtggaagtgCGAGAAGTGCGAGAAGCGGTACGCGGTTCAGTCGGACTGGAAGGCGCACTCCAAGACCTGTGGCACCAGAGAGTATCGATGTGACTGCGGTACTCTTTTTTCGAG GCGAGACAGCTTCATTACCCACAGAGCGTTCTGCGACGCGTTGGCGGAGGAGACGGCGAGAGTCAATGCGGCCTCCACCATTCACCCAACGGCCGCCTACCACTTCATGGGCACTTCGCTCCTGCCTCCAAACCTCCCACCGAACTTATCTTCCATCTTCAAGCCAATCTCAAGCAACATGAGCACCGAGCCCATGATCAATCACCAACCGAGAAATGGTGGGGGGCTTTCTCTATGGATGGGTCAAACCTCTCAACCCCAAGAATCATCGCTGGGCATCAATTTGCAAGAGATTCACCAACTTGGGTCTCTAAATGATCCCTCAGCAACGCATTTGTATGCCGACAACACATGCCCAACCAACAACCCTCCGCCGTCGGATCACAACCTGAGCGGCTGGGTCTTCGGAAGCAGGTTCTCATCAAGCACTGCCTGTGAGGACATCAGCATAAACACTCCTTCACTCCACCACATGAAGGAAGGTCAaaatcaccatcatcatcagaaCAACATCCTAAGCGTCCCTTCACTTTACAGCACTCAGCATCAGCAACCAGCTTCATCTCCCGCGAACATGTCCGCGACAGCTCTCTTACAGAAGGCGGCGCAGATGGGCGCGGCCACCGAGCCATCTTTCCTGGGGAGCTTTGGGTTGAAGCCCAGCGATAATAATGGTCAACAACCTCAGGATCAAGATAATAAGTTTTGTGGGCTTTTTGGGTCAAGCCAAATGCCAAGCTCTGACACTGCAGAGAACATAACACTAAGCACAATGCAAGCATACCCACCACCTGCGAAGCGCAGGAACATCACTCAGAGCGATGATAACAATGCTTCTTCTGGAGGTGGGCAAACGAGGGATTTCTTGGGTGTGGGCGTGCACACCATGTGTAACCCTCCATCCATCAATGGTTGGAtctga